The Treponema primitia ZAS-1 genome window below encodes:
- a CDS encoding glycosyltransferase family 4 protein, giving the protein MKVGIDTFNCDGGTSGVGVYLSQILKRIPPSGDLYELFGWDYDRYAYTETAPDLEFISKCHFNGNTANTIWHIHKYPEFAAQRKYNACFFPAAHKQLPQGSPCPSIGVVHDMAAYWGRRGVREHLGMILRIGLPRALRHLDRIIAVSQWVKQELVERMGVKESLVDVIPNGIDLSVFYPRPQNEESVVLIQPFSFRRPYILCVSRLDHPVKNHVRLIKAFDIFKERTRFPHRLVLAGSDSNRADIIKNAGALSKYRGDIFFTGHFPAKNLPELYSGADMVVVPSLYEGGGLGVLEAMASGVPVACSRSAALPEVAEHAALYFDPTSPEDMADRMVTMSTNRDTYLECRSQGLKRVEAFSWDRCAEKTLRVIQETAGH; this is encoded by the coding sequence ATGAAGGTTGGTATCGACACCTTTAACTGCGACGGCGGGACATCCGGGGTCGGTGTATATCTTTCCCAAATATTAAAACGAATTCCTCCCTCCGGTGACCTCTATGAGCTCTTTGGATGGGATTATGACCGTTATGCCTATACAGAAACCGCTCCGGACCTGGAATTTATTTCAAAATGTCATTTCAACGGCAATACCGCCAATACCATCTGGCATATTCATAAGTACCCGGAATTTGCGGCACAGCGGAAGTACAATGCCTGTTTCTTCCCCGCTGCCCATAAGCAGCTGCCCCAGGGTTCCCCCTGCCCAAGTATTGGGGTGGTTCATGATATGGCGGCCTATTGGGGAAGGCGGGGTGTCCGGGAACATTTGGGGATGATACTCCGCATAGGTCTCCCCCGGGCTCTGCGCCATCTGGACCGGATCATTGCGGTAAGCCAATGGGTTAAACAGGAGTTGGTTGAGCGGATGGGGGTCAAGGAATCTTTGGTTGATGTGATTCCCAACGGGATTGATCTATCGGTTTTTTACCCCCGGCCCCAAAACGAGGAAAGCGTGGTACTGATCCAGCCCTTCAGTTTCCGCCGTCCCTACATACTCTGCGTTTCCCGGCTGGATCATCCCGTTAAGAACCATGTCCGGCTTATCAAGGCCTTTGATATTTTTAAGGAACGAACCCGGTTCCCCCACCGCCTGGTCCTGGCCGGTTCGGACAGCAACCGTGCGGATATTATCAAGAACGCCGGGGCTTTGAGCAAATATCGGGGTGATATCTTTTTTACCGGCCATTTTCCGGCAAAAAATCTCCCTGAGCTCTATTCCGGCGCCGATATGGTGGTGGTTCCCTCCCTGTATGAGGGAGGCGGTTTAGGGGTACTGGAAGCCATGGCTTCAGGGGTACCCGTGGCCTGTTCACGGTCCGCGGCCCTGCCGGAAGTGGCGGAACACGCCGCCCTGTATTTCGACCCCACCAGTCCGGAGGATATGGCGGATCGTATGGTTACCATGAGCACCAACCGGGACACTTACCTGGAATGCCGCAGCCAGGGACTCAAGCGGGTAGAAGCATTCTCCTGGGATCGCTGTGCGGAAAAAACCCTGAGGGTTATTCAGGAAACTGCGGGGCACTAA
- a CDS encoding carbohydrate ABC transporter permease, with protein MNKLFHRWGYIFAFPAVFVVTVMFIIPMFQNIYLSLFESDGLSAMKFVGFNNYVHMFLDSNFLRSVLNSLIWVAFTIVFSVGAGLLVAVFVNGIKGETLIKSVFFMPLAISFVSVGAIWWYMYSKEYGVLNECLRLLGINVKVDWLYKVPTNNISLLIAWSWQQLGGNLVMFLMGLTSIPAEQIEASRIDGCNRWKTFIYVTFPMLKPITTVVVGMAIVNSFKAFDLIYIMTRGGPVRSSETLAVSMFVESFQRNHQGYGAAIGVFLTLLILPITAIYMKTTSAVDHADNK; from the coding sequence TTGAATAAACTATTTCATCGATGGGGTTATATTTTTGCTTTCCCGGCAGTTTTTGTAGTAACCGTTATGTTTATCATTCCCATGTTCCAAAACATATACCTCAGCCTGTTCGAAAGTGACGGCCTTTCGGCAATGAAATTTGTCGGTTTCAACAATTACGTCCATATGTTTCTCGATAGTAATTTTCTTCGTTCCGTGTTGAATTCGCTTATATGGGTAGCCTTTACCATTGTATTTTCTGTAGGCGCCGGTCTCCTGGTGGCAGTATTTGTAAATGGTATTAAGGGAGAAACCCTTATCAAGTCGGTGTTTTTTATGCCCCTGGCTATTTCCTTTGTTTCTGTTGGAGCAATCTGGTGGTACATGTATTCAAAAGAATACGGTGTGTTGAATGAGTGCCTGCGGCTCCTGGGAATCAATGTAAAAGTTGATTGGCTGTATAAGGTTCCTACCAATAACATTTCCCTGCTTATTGCCTGGAGCTGGCAGCAGCTTGGGGGAAATCTGGTGATGTTTCTTATGGGCCTCACCTCAATACCTGCGGAACAGATTGAAGCTTCCCGTATTGACGGCTGCAATAGGTGGAAAACATTTATCTACGTTACCTTTCCCATGCTTAAGCCAATCACCACCGTTGTGGTTGGTATGGCCATTGTCAACTCCTTCAAGGCCTTTGACCTCATCTATATCATGACCCGGGGCGGCCCGGTGCGTTCCTCGGAAACTCTGGCGGTGAGTATGTTTGTCGAAAGTTTTCAGCGTAACCACCAGGGCTATGGCGCGGCTATCGGAGTATTTCTTACCCTGCTCATCCTGCCGATTACCGCTATCTATATGAAAACAACCTCCGCAGTGGATCATGCGGATAATAAATAG
- a CDS encoding ABC transporter substrate-binding protein, protein MKKIVTVLAAVMLLTGTITAVSAGGQKGGSGEASSITITHDKTGAPDYHPYFVKAGQDLKAATGISLEPVGYPSTDVYTAATRSALPTNSAPDLFSWWAGAWIQDLQKNGLLAPTSAVWDKYKADYSQGIRDMYTIDGQQYALPWGVEYWLVYYNKEIYSQLGLNAPATWDEFISNCAKIKAAGKTPLQQTIVDEWPAFITFEEIAGSVDPQLYNDLCTGKKKWTDPAAVGIFTTWKDMIDKGYFTDPSVNYFSDVPRLFNDNQLAMIIGGTWFLKTNLIDTGVPESKIGFFFIKTKDGKNRAILEPSPILVAKNAPHLDAAMKAVDYFMSPVGNTFLAKQVGSFPVNSKSDTSFLSPMQQAIQKEIVDGNYITLTRFWENMPTELMLQVNAKFQEFIVSPANPQAICADIQKLCDAYFK, encoded by the coding sequence ATGAAAAAGATTGTAACGGTATTGGCAGCAGTGATGCTGCTAACAGGAACTATTACAGCAGTTTCGGCGGGCGGTCAAAAGGGCGGTTCAGGTGAGGCAAGTTCTATCACGATTACCCATGATAAAACAGGGGCGCCGGACTACCATCCCTATTTTGTCAAGGCAGGCCAGGATCTGAAAGCGGCGACCGGCATTAGTCTTGAACCGGTTGGATATCCTTCCACCGACGTGTACACCGCAGCAACCCGCTCGGCATTGCCGACCAACTCGGCGCCGGATCTCTTTTCTTGGTGGGCCGGTGCGTGGATTCAGGATCTGCAGAAAAACGGACTCCTGGCGCCCACTTCCGCTGTTTGGGATAAGTACAAGGCGGATTATTCCCAGGGTATCCGGGATATGTATACCATTGACGGACAACAATATGCGCTGCCCTGGGGGGTGGAATACTGGCTGGTGTACTACAACAAGGAAATCTATTCCCAGCTTGGCTTAAATGCACCGGCGACCTGGGATGAATTTATTTCCAACTGCGCCAAGATCAAAGCGGCGGGTAAGACCCCGCTGCAGCAGACCATCGTTGACGAATGGCCTGCCTTCATTACCTTTGAAGAAATTGCCGGCTCCGTGGATCCCCAACTGTACAATGACCTCTGTACAGGCAAAAAGAAATGGACCGATCCTGCGGCGGTGGGAATCTTCACTACCTGGAAGGACATGATCGACAAAGGCTACTTTACCGATCCATCGGTCAACTACTTCAGTGATGTGCCCCGGCTCTTTAACGACAATCAGCTTGCCATGATCATTGGCGGTACCTGGTTCTTAAAGACCAACCTTATTGACACAGGCGTGCCGGAAAGCAAAATTGGTTTCTTCTTCATTAAAACTAAGGACGGCAAAAACCGGGCGATCCTGGAACCCTCGCCGATCCTGGTTGCTAAGAACGCACCCCATCTGGACGCGGCAATGAAGGCGGTGGATTATTTCATGAGTCCCGTGGGTAATACCTTCCTGGCAAAGCAGGTGGGAAGCTTCCCGGTGAATTCCAAATCCGATACCTCGTTCCTGTCTCCCATGCAGCAGGCCATACAAAAAGAAATTGTGGATGGTAATTACATTACCCTTACCCGTTTCTGGGAAAATATGCCAACGGAACTTATGCTGCAGGTTAACGCTAAATTCCAGGAATTTATTGTAAGCCCCGCAAACCCGCAGGCTATTTGCGCGGATATTCAAAAACTCTGCGATGCCTATTTTAAATAG